Proteins encoded by one window of Anoplopoma fimbria isolate UVic2021 breed Golden Eagle Sablefish chromosome 23, Afim_UVic_2022, whole genome shotgun sequence:
- the drd4-rs gene encoding dopamine receptor D4 related sequence yields the protein MDNVTPGIPQGDTHLKDYNYLALVLGVPLILVIIVGNVLVCLSVLTERSLKTATNYFIISLAVADLLLAVLVLPLYVYSEFLGGIWTLSTFICDALMTMDVMLCTASILNLCAISVDRYIAVVVPLKYNRNQFSVRQLALITATWVLSLGVASPVIFGLNRVPGRDPSVCKLEDDRFVVYSSICSFFVPCPVMLFLYYWMFRGLRRWSNRQRSAGRAGRRALSLHLGLALRRAKSQEKPAFAEPAGLSPTSPSTVSMTTPSATPVSEERQEGARVTVESDPMTTQIEPDGEPTQRINNGPMKTNAAKRRRRNSKSIRVSGRERKAMKVLPVVVGVFLACWTPFFVVHVTKVLCQSCDISPTLISVVTWLGYVNSAVNPIIYTAFNAEFRNVFHKLLCCRT from the exons ATGGACAATGTGACACCTGGAATCCCTCAAGGTGATACGCATCTGAAAGACTACAACTATCTGGCCCTCGTCCTCGGTGTCCCCCTAATCCTGGTCATCATCGTGGGGAATGTCCTGGTGTGTCTGAGCGTGCTCACTGAGCGCTCCCTGAAAACTGCTACCAATTACTTCATCATCAGCCTGGCGGTCGCCGACCTGCTGCTGGCAGTGCTGGTGCTGCCGCTCTACGTCTACTCTGAG tttCTGGGGGGTATCTGGACGTTGAGCACCTTTATTTGTGACGCTCTGATGACGATGGACGTGATGCTGTGCACTGCCTCCATCCTCAACCTgtgtgccatcagtgtggacaG GTACATAGCGGTGGTGGTCCCTCTGAAGTACAACAGGAACCAGTTCAGTGTCCGTCAGCTGGCCCTCATCACTGCTACGTGGGTGCTGTCTCTGGGCGTGGCCAGTCCGGTGATCTTTGGTCTGAACCGGGTTCCGGGTCGAGACCCGAGCGTGTGCAAACTGGAGGACGACCGGTTCGTGGTGTACTCGTCCATCTGCTCTTTCTTCGTGCCTTGTCCCGTGATGCTCTTCTTGTATTATTGGATGTTTCGAGGCCTGCGGCGATGGAGCAATCGGCAGCGCTCAGCCGGGCGAGCCGGTCGTCGAGCCCTCTCTTTACATCTCGGCTTGGCTCTTCGGCGGGCGAAGAGTCAAGAGAAGCCCGCGTTCGCCGAGCCGGCTGGACTCAGCCCAACCTCTCCATCCACCGTCTCCATGACGACACCCTCTGCGACCCCAGTGTCAGAGGAGCGGCAGGAGGGAGCGAGGGTCACCGTGGAGAGCGACCCGATGACGACGCAGATCGAACCAGACGGCGAGCCCACACAGAGGATCAACAATGGCCCGATGAAGACCAACGCTGCAAAGAGACGAAGAAGAAATAGCAAGAGCATCCGAGTCAGCGGCAGAGAACGAAAAGCCATGAAGGTCCTTCCTGTGGTCGTTG GTGTTTTTCTGGCCTGTTGGACACCTTTCTTCGTTGTACATGTCACCAAGGTATTGTGCCAGTCATGTGACATCAGCCCCACCCTCATTTCCGTGGTAACGTGGCTCGGCTACGTCAACAGCGCCGTCAACCCAATCATCTACACCGCCTTCAACGCCGAGTTCAGGAACGTCTTTCACAAGCTGCTCTGCTGTCGGACATAA
- the dennd6b gene encoding protein DENND6B produces the protein MNPFDGSGSPRHEEADSGDSRCPWIRFSSWLECVCVVTFDLELGQAIELVYPQDVKLTEKEKTSICYLSFPDSYSGCLGDTQFSFRLRQSVGRRALKFREDVYNRDAPPTLQTEASHFFGYVYFRQVKDVSVKRGYFQKSLVLVSRLPYTHLFHSLLQIVAPEFFEKLEPCLEAVCNEIDQWPSPVPGMTLNLPVMGVVLQVRIPSKADKPGGSPVRQTAKENLLPAPTLLPTIHELDLFRCFQSVLIHLQMFWELMLLGEPVVVMAPSPTISSEIVLALVSSISPLKFCCDFRPYFTIHDSEFREYTTRTQAPPNVVLGVTNPFFIKTFQNWPHVVRLGEIKMAGDLPKQVKVKKLSKLKTLDTKPGIYTAFKTFLHKDKILIKRLLKGIQRKRPSEVQSAILRRHLLELTQSFIIPLERYMASLMPLQRSVTPWKTPPQIRPFSQDEFMSTLDHTGPQLTSMLKGDWMGLYRKFFRSPNFDGWYRHRHKEMTQKLESLHLEVICDADLVSWTKDKSEVEIVDLILKLREKLIKARRQQLQLKDGVSDKLDSFIDSIIGSLPEDLQAVLSTR, from the exons ATGAACCCGTTTGACGGCTCCGGTTCTCCCCGACATGAGGAGGCGGACAGCGGGGACAGCCGGTGTCCGTGGATCCGCTTCTCCTCCtggctggagtgtgtgtgtgtcgttacCTTCGACCTGGAGCTCGGACAAGCTATAGAG ctggTGTATCCTCAAGATGTGAAACTCACCGAGAAGGAg AAAACCAGCATCTGCTACCTGTCCTTCCCTGACTCCTACtcag GATGCCTTGGGGACACTCAGTTCAGCTTCAGGTTACGTCAGTCGGTCGGTCGAAGAGCGTTGAAGTTCAGAGAAGACGTTTACAACAGAGACGCCCCGCCCACCCTTCAG ACTGAAGCGTCCCATTTCTTTGGTTACGTCTATTTCAGACAAGTGAAGGATGTTTCTGTGAAGAGAGGATACTTCCAGAAG tctctGGTGTTGGTATCCAGGTTACCGTACACTCACCTGTTTCACTCGCTGCTGCAGATCGTTGCTCCTGAGTTCTTTGAGAAATTGGAGCCCTGTCTGGAAGCAG TGTGTAACGAGATCGACCAATGGCCTTCACCTGTACCTGGAATGACCCTCAACCTTCCGGTGATGGGCGTGGTCTTACAG gttCGGATTCCATCAAAAGCCGACAAACCAGGAGGAAGTCCAGTGAGACAAACTGCTAAAGAG AACCTCCTGCCGGCTCCGACTCTGCTGCCGACCATCCACGAACTGGACCTCTTCAG GTGTTTCCAGTCGGTCCTGATCCACCTGCAGATGTTCTGGGAGCTCATGTTACTCGGGGAACCGGTGGTCGTCATGGCACCGTCTCCCACCATCTCCTCGGAAATCGTGCTGGCTCTCGTCAG CTCCATCAGTCCTCTGAAGTTCTGCTGCGACTTCCGTCCGTATTTCACCATCCACGACAGCGAGTTCAGGGAGTACACCACCAGGACACAGGCCCC GCCTAACGTGGTTCTTGGAGTCACCAATCCGTTCTTCATTAAGACTTTTCAGAACTGGCCTCACGTCGTCCGTCTGGGAGAAATCAAGATGGCGG GTGATTTACCTAAACAGGTGAAGGTGAAGAAACTGTCCAAACTGAAAACACTAGACACTAAACCAG GGATCTACACAGCGTTCAAGACGTTTCTACACAAAGACAAGATTCTTATTAAGAGACTGTTGAAG GGGATTCAGAGAAAACGACCCTCAGAGGTTCAGAGCGCCATCTTGAGGAGACACCTGTTGGAGCTCACGCAGAGCTTCATCATCCCACTG GAGCGGTACATGGCGAGCCTGATGCCTCTGCAGAGATCGGTGACGCCGTGGAag aCTCCTCCTCAGATTCGACCCTTTAGTCAGGACGAGTTCATGTCCACTCTGGATCACACCGGGCCTCAGCTGACCTCCATGCTTAAAGGTGATTGGATGGGACTGTACAG GAAATTCTTCAGGTCTCCGAACTTTGACGGATGGTATCGTCATCGACACAAAGAGATGACGCAAAAACTGGAGAGTCTTCATCTGGAGGTCATCTGTGACGCT GACCTGGTGAGTTGGACTAAAGACAAGTCTGAGGTGGAAATCGTCGACTTGATTCTGAAGCTGAGAGAGAAACTG ATTAAAGCTCGtcggcagcagctgcagctgaaaGACGGAGTTTCAGACAAACTGGACTCTTTTATAGATTCTATCATCGGATCTCTGCCTGAAGACCTGCAGGCGGTGCTGAGTACACGCTGA